A window of the Henckelia pumila isolate YLH828 chromosome 3, ASM3356847v2, whole genome shotgun sequence genome harbors these coding sequences:
- the LOC140892051 gene encoding probable carbohydrate esterase At4g34215, translated as MGEKLFLLACFMLLACSSFATIDLSPNNQNDSSYKSMFILAGQSNMGGRGYDNDNSTYPREYFFSHQEIHMLDANQTWKPAADPGLHVGIDKSYVGVGPGMPFANRILIKDPGFGTIGLIPCARGQSSIMDWMNGTYLYDRLVHRSQVALQGGGEIKALLWYQGESDALHYEDAQLYGSRLAKFLTDVRADLGLPDLPVLVVAMMTGDGEYKMMVRQAQKDIKLPHVVTVDAKGASIKYNDKLHLNKAGSVEVGKRLADTFLQINEEH; from the exons ATGGGGGAGAAGCTGTTTCTTCTTGCTTGTTTCATGCTTCTGGCATGTTCTAGCTTTGCTACTATAGACCTATCTCCAAATAATCAAAATGATTCAAGTTATAAAAGCATGTTCATCTTAGCCGGACAAAGCAATATGGGTGGTAGAGGATATGATAATGACAATAGTACTTACCCCCGGGAATACTTTTTCTCCCACCAAGAAATTCACATGCTCGACGCCAACCAGACGTGGAAACCGGCGGCCGACCCCGGCCTCCACGTTGGTATCGACAAGAGTTATGTGGGAGTGGGGCCCGGGATGCCGTTTGCCAATAGGATCTTGATCAAGGATCCCGGGTTTGGGACCATCGGTCTGATCCCTTGCGCTCGTGGACAGTCGAGTATCATGGACTGGATGAATGGCACCTATCTTTACGACCGGTTGGTGCATAGGTCTCAAGTTGCATTGCAAGGTGGAGGCGAGATTAAAGCTCTTCTTTGGTACCAAGGTGAGAGTGACGCACTTCACTATGAAGATGCTCAGCTCTATGGAAGTAGATTGGCCAAGTTTCTTACCGACGTGCGGGCTGATTTGGGGCTTCCGGACTTGCCAGTGCTTGTG GTGGCGATGATGACCGGAGACGGAGAATACAAGATGATGGTGAGACAAGCTCAGAAGGACATAAAGCTTCCACACGTGGTCACGGTTGATGCTAAAGGGGCGAGCATAAAATATAACGATAAGTTGCACCTGAACAAGGCTGGATCAGTCGAAGTAGGGAAGAGACTTGCTGATACCTTCCTCCAAATCAATGAAGAACACTAG
- the LOC140893238 gene encoding cytochrome P450 CYP72A219-like, whose amino-acid sequence MESTYVTILISVVCCATAVAVYAWKVADSWWFRPRRTENLLRQQGFRGNSYRFMFGDLKEMAAMHREAKSNPIAFDDDIKPRIMPFIFNTLRKYGNGCFVWMGPKANVIITDTDLIKEVMSNNYTYLKQSSPNPITNKLVQGLALLESEKWAKHRKIINPAFYLDKLKLMVPAFYTSCEELLNKWETQISPQGSCEIDVWPYIENFTGDVISRTAFGSNFEQGRKIFQLQEEQTGYVMKIIQTIYIPGWRFMPTKVNKRMKAIETQVKSLILGMIQKRMKVIEAGGECKDDLLTLLLQSNSQEIERHGDKSSGMSINEVTEECKLFYLAGQKTTSVLIVWTLILLSKYKDWQARARDEVWKVFGDKTPDYDGSNGLKLVTMILLEVMRLYPPVAYLTRRLDQEAKLGNFTMPAGVDVLMPIIVLHHDREIWGDDAMDFNPLRFDEGVSKAHKGKGMYFPFGWGPRICVGQTFATLEAKVALAMILQRFSLELSPSYTHAPLHNLISLIPRHGAHLILHKI is encoded by the exons ATGGAGTCAACGTATGTAACAATATTGATATCAGTTGTTTGCTGCGCTACGGCGGTGGCTGTGTACGCATGGAAGGTGGCGGATTCGTGGTGGTTTCGGCCGAGACGGACGGAGAATCTGCTGAGGCAGCAAGGCTTCAGAGGGAACTCGTACAGGTTTATGTTTGGAGATTTGAAGGAGATGGCCGCCATGCACAGAGAAGCTAAATCTAACCCCATTGCTTTTGATGATGATATCAAGCCCAGAATCATGCCTTTTATCTTCAATACCCTCCGCAAATATG GAAATGGATGTTTTGTATGGATGGGACCAAAAGCTAATGTTATAATCACAGACACTGATCTCATAAAAGAAGTGATGTCCAACAATTATACGTATCTGAAGCAATCTAGCCCGAATCCCATTACGAACAAGCTTGTACAAGGACTTGCGCTCCTCGAGTCCGAAAAATGGGCTAAACACAGAAAGATCATCAACCCTGCTTTCTATCTCGACAAATTGAAG CTTATGGTACCTGCCTTTTACACGAGTTGTGAAGAACTTTTGAACAAATGGGAGACTCAAATTTCGCCTCAAGGATCATGTGAGATCGATGTGTGGCCCTATATAGAGAATTTCACAGGAGACGTGATATCAAGAACAGCATTTGGTAGTAATTTCGAACAAGGTCGAAAAATATTCCAACTTCAGGAGGAGCAAACAGGGTATGTCATGAAGATTATACAGACCATATATATCCCTGGATGGAG GTTCATGCCAACCAAAGTGAACAAGAGAATGAAGGCCATAGAGACACAAGTCAAATCCTTGATATTGGGTATGATCCAGAAAAGAATGAAGGTCATCGAGGCAGGAGGCGAGTGTAAAGATGATCTATTGACCTTATTGTTGCAATCGAATTCACAAGAAATCGAAAGACACGGTGACAAGAGTAGCGGGATGAGCATAAACGAGGTAACAGAGGAGTGCAAGCTGTTTTATTTAGCCGGCCAGAAGACGACGTCTGTGTTGATAGTCTGGACATTGATTTTGCTGAGCAAGTATAAGGACTGGCAGGCGCGAGCTCGCGACGAGGTTTGGAAGGTGTTTGGTGACAAAACCCCTGATTATGATGGTTCCAATGGTTTGAAACTT GTTACCATGATATTACTAGAAGTCATGAGGCTGTATCCACCGGTAGCATATCTTACCCGAAGGCTTGATCAAGAAGCCAAGCTCGGGAACTTCACAATGCCAGCAGGTGTGGATGTTTTGATGCCAATAATCGTATTGCATCACGACAGGGAAATCTGGGGGGACGACGCAATGGATTTCAATCCTCTGAGATTCGACGAAGGAGTGTCCAAGGCACACAAGGGGAAAGGTATGTATTTCCCGTTTGGTTGGGGGCCTCGGATATGTGTTGGACAAACATTCGCAACGTTGGAAGCTAAAGTCGCACTGGCCATGATTCTACAACGCTTCTCTCTTGAGCTTTCGCCGTCTTACACGCATGCACCTCTTCATAATCTTATATCTCTGATACCTCGACATGGTGCTCACTTGATTCTGCACAAGATATAG